A portion of the Lolium rigidum isolate FL_2022 chromosome 1, APGP_CSIRO_Lrig_0.1, whole genome shotgun sequence genome contains these proteins:
- the LOC124676841 gene encoding uncharacterized protein LOC124676841 yields the protein MACSFHFVALLLLLVFFSLSSASASATSGHRTGGNATATATLRPGLKQRRIRALLNKLNKPSVKTIESPDGDFIDCVPSHLQPAFDHPKLRGQKPLDPPERPKNYNSTIPGESSAGAVVVQAWHATGEACPEGTVAMRRTTERDLLRASSLRRYGKKLARRSTRRDSTSSGHEHAVGYVNSEKYYGARASVNVWSPRIGDPSEFSLSQIWVLSGSFGNDLNTIEAGWQVSPELYGDSNARFFTYWTTDAYQETGCYNHNCRGFVQTTNKIAIGAAITPESVYNGRQFDITLMIWKDPKHGHWWLELGPGVVVGYWPSGLFTHLAHHARMVQFGGEIFNARPTGSHTATQMGSGHFPGEGFDRAAYFRNLQVVDWDNSIIRASNLKLLADHPGCYDIHGGFNSYWGTYFYYGGPGRNVKCP from the exons ATGGCTTGTAGCTTCCACTTTGTTGCCTTGCTCCTCTTGCTCGTATTCTTCTCCCTCTCTTCTGCTTCCGCATCGGCCACCTCCGGGCACAGAACCGGCGGCAATGCCACCGCTACCGCGACGCTGAGGCCAGGGCTCAAGCAGAGGAGGATCAGGGCTCTCCTCAACAAGCTCAACAAGCCTTCTGTCAAGACTATTGAG AGCCCAGATGGCGATTTCATTGACTGCGTCCCGTCTCACCTCCAGCCTGCATTTGACCACCCAAAGCTCAGGGGACAAAAGCCTCTG GATCCACCGGAGAGGCCCAAGAACTACAACTCTACCATTCCCGGAGAGAGCAGCGCGGGTGCGGTGGTGGTGCAGGCGTGGCATGCCACAGGCGAGGCTTGCCCGGAAGGGACGGTGGCAATGCGGCGGACGACGGAAAGAGATCTGCTCAGGGCCAGCTCCCTCAGGAGGTACGGCAAGAAGCTGGCACGCCGGAGTACTCGGCGTGATTCCACCAGCAGTGGGCATGAG CATGCAGTTGGATATGTGAATTCTGAGAAATACTATGGGGCCAGAGCTAGTGTTAATGTGTGGTCACCCAGGATAGGTGACCCCTCTGAGTTCAGCCTGTCACAGATCTGGGTCCTCTCTGGCTCCTTCGGCAATGATCTCAACACCATTGAAGCTGGATGGCAG GTAAGCCCTGAGCTGTATGGGGACAGTAATGCCAGGTTCTTCACTTACTGGaca ACTGATGCGTATCAAGAGACCGGGTGCTACAACCACAACTGTCGCGGCTTCGTCCAAACGACCAACAAGATCGCCATCGGCGCAGCTATCACGCCAGAATCGGTGTACAACGGCAGGCAGTTCGACATTACTCTGATGATATGGAAG GATCCCAAGCACGGGCATTGGTGGCTGGAGCTCGGCCCAGGTGTCGTCGTGGGCTACTGGCCGTCGGGCCTGTTCACCCACCTGGCACACCACGCGAGGATGGTGCAGTTCGGCGGCGAGATCTTCAATGCAAGGCCGACGGGATCTCACACGGCGACGCAGATGGGCAGCGGGCACTTCCCCGGCGAGGGGTTCGACCGCGCCGCCTACTTCCGGAACCTGCAGGTGGTGGACTGGGACAACAGCATCATCCGGGCGTCCAACCTGAAGCTCCTCGCTGACCATCCCGGGTGCTACGACATCCACGGAGGGTTCAACAGCTACTGGGGCACATACTTCTACTATGGAGGGCCAGGGAGAAACGTGAAATGCCCCTGA